The Candidatus Scalindua japonica genome includes a region encoding these proteins:
- a CDS encoding glutamate mutase L: MINDLNVIVATDCGSTTTKAILIEKKSNEYRQTYRGEAPTTVESPFEDVTRGVLNAFAELEELSGRKILDGEKIITPARGNTGVDIYISTSSAGGGLQMMVAGVVKTMSAQSAQKAALGAGAIVMDVIASNDKRLPHEKIERIRDLRPDMILLSGGTDGGTVSHVVELAEFIGAANPRPRLGMTFQLPVIYAGNKEAQERVSDVLKDKTALKITDNLRPVLEKENLGPARQEIQNLFLEHVMAHAPGYKKLMSWTGVPIMPTPGAVGEMIQTVARKGDINVVGVDIGGATTDVFSVFDGVFNRTVSANFGMSYSISNVIAETGIENIIKWLPFEIDEADICNRIKNKMIRPTTIPQLLEDLKLEHAIAREALKLSFEQHKALAVGLKGVQKQKDISETFDRVGEEETLIKMNKLDLIVGSGGVLSHAPRRAQAMMMMIDAFQPQGITMIAVDSIFMMPHLGVLSTINEKAATEVFEKDCLIYLGTCLSLTNSGKYGAQCLDCVITYSDGKKRNDLLLYGEIKVFELGEGEKAEVEVTPARQFDLGVGKGQKITKEVTGGVVGLVIDARGRPLDLDCRKVKEPMDKVLSKWNMAFDAYPN, encoded by the coding sequence ATGATTAATGATCTTAACGTAATTGTTGCAACAGACTGTGGCAGCACGACAACCAAAGCAATACTTATAGAAAAAAAGAGCAATGAATATCGCCAGACTTACCGAGGTGAAGCGCCAACCACCGTAGAATCACCTTTTGAAGATGTTACAAGAGGCGTACTTAATGCCTTTGCCGAACTTGAAGAGTTGTCTGGCAGGAAGATACTGGATGGAGAAAAAATTATCACGCCCGCACGGGGTAATACAGGCGTAGATATTTATATATCAACAAGCAGTGCTGGCGGAGGCCTTCAAATGATGGTTGCCGGTGTAGTGAAGACAATGTCAGCACAAAGCGCGCAAAAGGCTGCTTTAGGCGCAGGCGCGATTGTTATGGATGTAATAGCCTCTAATGACAAACGCCTTCCACATGAGAAAATCGAAAGGATCAGAGACCTGCGTCCGGACATGATACTTCTGTCAGGTGGAACTGATGGTGGGACAGTATCACATGTTGTAGAATTGGCAGAGTTTATAGGTGCGGCTAACCCCAGACCACGTCTGGGTATGACGTTTCAACTCCCAGTCATATATGCTGGAAATAAAGAAGCACAAGAGAGGGTAAGCGATGTTTTAAAAGATAAGACGGCATTAAAAATAACGGATAACTTGCGACCTGTGCTGGAGAAAGAGAATCTTGGCCCTGCAAGGCAGGAAATACAAAATCTGTTTTTAGAGCACGTTATGGCACATGCCCCCGGATACAAAAAATTAATGTCATGGACAGGTGTACCAATAATGCCAACTCCTGGTGCTGTTGGTGAGATGATACAGACAGTTGCCAGAAAAGGAGACATCAATGTAGTCGGTGTTGACATAGGCGGTGCAACTACAGATGTATTCTCCGTATTTGATGGTGTTTTTAATCGTACTGTAAGTGCCAACTTTGGAATGAGTTACAGTATATCAAATGTTATTGCTGAGACCGGTATTGAAAATATTATTAAATGGCTTCCTTTTGAAATCGATGAAGCAGATATTTGTAACAGGATAAAAAACAAAATGATTCGTCCTACTACCATTCCTCAATTGCTGGAGGATTTAAAACTGGAACATGCCATAGCGAGAGAAGCTTTGAAACTCTCATTTGAGCAGCATAAGGCACTTGCTGTTGGGCTAAAGGGAGTTCAGAAACAGAAGGACATCTCAGAAACATTTGACCGGGTAGGGGAAGAAGAGACGCTTATTAAAATGAACAAACTTGATCTCATTGTAGGTAGCGGCGGTGTTTTATCACATGCTCCCAGAAGGGCCCAGGCAATGATGATGATGATTGACGCCTTTCAGCCACAAGGTATCACCATGATAGCAGTAGACAGTATATTTATGATGCCACATCTTGGTGTACTTTCTACGATAAATGAGAAAGCGGCAACAGAAGTATTTGAGAAAGATTGCTTGATCTACCTCGGTACATGTCTTTCTTTGACAAATTCCGGTAAGTATGGAGCTCAATGCCTGGACTGCGTAATTACATACTCTGATGGAAAGAAACGGAATGATTTACTTTTATACGGAGAGATAAAAGTCTTTGAATTGGGCGAAGGAGAAAAGGCTGAAGTTGAAGTAACACCTGCCAGACAATTTGATTTGGGAGTCGGAAAAGGCCAGAAAATAACAAAAGAGGTTACGGGAGGCGTAGTTGGTCTTGTTATAGATGCAAGAGGCAGGCCACTTGACCTTGATTGCAGGAAAGTAAAGGAACCTATGGACAAGGTGCTTTCAAAATGGAATATGGCCTTTGATGCATATCCAAACTAG